The nucleotide sequence atcttagtctctgtctctcggtctcagtctttctgtctctgtctctccaccaaacgctacctaagggtttgcaattcttgtaatagcaatgTTCAGTTTTCGGTTCACACAATTGAGTTTTTTTTGTAAATTCATCTGTAACTCTTCTATTCTGCCAGGCTTACCCTCAATTAATAACTTTGGAAATCCCATAGAGATTATGACTTGAATCAAATaaattcttttttgaatctttatCCCTGCTATTCATTAATAACTAAGTAGTAACCAACTCATCGCTTCGGTAACCAACTCATCGCTTCGCATTATCTGGATTTAAAGGATTAATCTAAAAATCGAAATAAAATCAAGATATCATATTTTGGTAGTAGAATTATAACAACTGAGATATTGGATAAAAAAAAAACGAATATGATTATAAGTTGTAAAGCAATAAGAATATACAGATAAAAATGAAgggtgaaagaaagaaaaaagatataTCAATGATATAGAATTCGAATATGTAAAGGTCTTATGGTTATCTCATAAAAAGGGGAAGTGTAATAAAGCATCAACATTAACTAAAttcatatatagatatatatattcCCAAAATAAACAAATCAAGATATATATATAGGAAAGTTTTATGGTGCTTACCAATAAAATCAACATAGCATATTGAACATATGTGTCTAAGAAAGAAGAGTGACacgtggaatttgatttgtttgtATGTGTGTAAGCTACAAACGCTGTTTTGGTACCATTCTTTTTATTGTaaagctaattatttattaatattttgattaaCTTTTGGATAACAATATATTTTTGGAACTGGGCTGGaccaaatttttttgaatttctaaCTTGGACTGGATAACAATAGTTAATGGTTTTTTAGACTCTTTTTGAAGTCTGGTTGAAAACGTTTTCCTACTCTAATGgataaaaacaaattaatcaaCCATGATATAGATGCGGTGACGACCGCCTTATCTCTCTCAAAGAGACTTTCCTCTCATAAAGAGTGGCTTCTAGTACCTCTATCATTTTCTACGCCTTTTCTCGTTTTACTTACTCCACTATCTAGCTATGGCTCACGAGGATGATCAGTGTATTGAGGGTGCAGTAATTCGTCTCAACCCAGAATACGATCATAGTTTTATTGAAGATAATCTGAATATGGTGGGTAAAATTATCTCTGACAAAGAAGTTAATTTTAAGACTTGTAAAGCAGCATTGCTGGGAATCTGGGGGAATCCTGATGGTGTAGTCATCTCTGATGTTGGCAGAAACAAAGTTCTAATCAGCTTTAGGGATAAAAACAAGGGTATccagatttgtaaaggaggaccatGGAGCATCAGAGGAAATCTTCTCAACCTGCAGATATGGAATGGAAGACAGTCAGTATATGATGTTGATCACAATTACATGGAGCTATGGGTTCAAATTCATGGGCTTCCACTCCATTTCTTAACGGTGAAAACAGCTGAGACTATTGGTAAGAGACTGGGTGTCGTGATGGAAACGGAAAACCCAAGATGGAATAACATCCTTCAAAGAACCTTTTTGAGGGTGAAGGTAACTTTAAATGTCACTAAACCTTTACCTACTGATTTTTGGCTAGCAAGAGACAATTTTCATGATATATGGGTTGATCTCAAGTACGAAAGGATTCAGGACAGCTATTGCCTAAATTGTGGAGTCCTTGGTCATAATAAGAGGGAATGTACAAGTCCAATGGCAACGGCATGTTGGGATTCTACGAAGCCAAGGTATGCTCCGGGACTGGGGGTCAACAGAGCCAAGGCCATATCAGCCAGAGATATAGAGCAGCGAGAAGATGGAATCAGGGAATTGATGGATGAAAAGCTAGCGTGTGAGAGGGAGCGTGTGAGAATTGAGACTATGAAGAAGACATGGGCAGATGATAGCTTTTCGGGGAATAGACCAGGCAGGGGCTCTCAAAGAACCTTTAAGCCTTACCTGGAGCAGCAAAGAATCCATGATAAGGAGAGTCAGGGATCAAGGGAGCAGATTGACGAAGACTCACAAAATCTTTCATCCAGGCGTGTTATTTCTGAAGACAAACATTCAAGATTTGGTGAGAGGCCAGCTACCTTTATCTCTTATCAACGCAAATACTATTAATCATATACCTTTATTTATTATCTATAATATTTTGGTTACGTAGCATtgcccatatatatatatatattggtggGAACtcagtcgttagatgaaaatttagtcaaattaatcatattatttaacgactctcaattatcaacttcacgtaaagttgattaTACCTTAATTTTCACcatacattttttaaaaattaaaaataattatttattttccttttctctaGTCATACTAATTTATCGTTAAATTCAATTTTtctcagtcacaaaaaaaaattgagtttTCTTCCATACACCCATACTAGCATTGACCCGTACGCTCCaaggaaaaaaaagtaaagaaaaagaataatagaGACACTGACGCATGCTGTGATGTAAATTGATATATATAATTAGTCTTTAATGGCAAAACATATTTTGTCACTTTTGTGCCCGCAGGAAAAAAATGTCTTCATCTAAAAAAATTATCAATGTCATAATAGTGTCACCAACTCTTCAAGGCCACCTGAACCCAACTCTCAATTTCGCAAAACGCCTTGAATCAAAGGGTGTCCACGTCACCTTAGCAATACCCGAAGAAACACCTCACCGTTTCCAAAACCTCAACACCCAAGAAACCAATTCCCACCACAGCAACAACCCATCAAAGATCCAGCTAGAGTACTTCTCTGATGGCCTTAGCATCGACCATGATCGCAGCAAAGACCCCGCGACCTTCATTGCTTCCTTGGAAACCAAAGGTGCGCAGAATCTTTCGAACCTCATGACCCACCTAAAGAAAAACGATCGAAGCTTCTCATGCTTGATCACAAGTCTTTTTATGCCGTGGTCAGTGGATGTTGCCGTTTCTCATGGAATTCCTTGCGCCGTGCTTTGGCCCCAAGCTTCTGCTCTTTTTTCCATTTACTATCGCTATGTATGCAACGCGAACCATTTTCCCGACATGAAGAATCCAAATGAGACCCTTCGTTACCCTCACTGCCGATGCTAAGGGTCCGAGAACTTCCTAGTGTTTTACTTCCTTCTTGCCCTCCAGTGGCGtagcttgaaacaaaattttggggctCAGATAGAAGATAATTGTCAAGATGCTTTGGATATAGACCTATTTAAGATAAGTTCCTCTAACCTCATCtctttgattttggtgatattgccaaatttaaagccgtttttcaaagaattaaggtcaaactcataAGATACAATTCTTTGAATTTTGTGaggttgtatctcacttttttcgtgattcattaaagtagaagaactatgtACATatattgatattgtaaaagttatatgttctctttcttgaatattagccttcctcttaaaaaatacatcaattatttgatttttcataattattttatataaaaatttgaatatatatcctgtaaaatatgtaaaaaagaagTNNNNNNNNNNNNNNNNNNNNNNNNNNNNNNNNNNNNNNNNNNNNNNNNNNNNNNNNNNNNNNNNNNNNNNNNNNNNNNNNNNNNNNNNNNNNNNNNNNNNNNNNNNNNNNNNNNNNNNNNNNNNNNNNNNNNNNNNNNNNNNNNNNNNNNNNNNNNNNNNNNNNNNNNNNNNNNNNNNNNNNNNNNNNNNNNNNNNNNNNNNNNNNNNNNNNNNNNNNNNNNNNNNNNNNNNNNNNNNNNNNNNNNNNNNNNNNNNNNNNNNNNNNNNNNNNNNNNNNNNNNNNNNNNNNNNNNNNNNNNNNNNNNNNNNNNNNNNNNNNNNNNNNNNNNNNNNNNNNNNNNNNNNNNNNNNNNNNNNNNNNNNNNNNNNNNNNNNNNNNNNNNNNNNNNNNNNNNNNNNNNNNNNNNNNNNNNNNNNNNNNNNNNNNNNNNNNNNNNNNNNNNNNNNNNNNNNNNNNNNNNNNNNNNNNNNNNNNNNNNNNNNNNNNNNNNNNNNNNNNNNNNNNNNNNNNNNNNNNNNNNNNNNNNNNNNNNNNNNNNNNNNNNNNNNNNNNNNNNNNNNNNNNNNNNNNNNNNNNNNNNNNNNNNNNNNNNNNNNNNNNNNNNNNNNNNNNNNNNNNNNNNNNNNNNNNNNNNNNNNNNNNNNNNNNNNNNNNNNNNNNNNNNNNNNNNNNNNNNNNNNNNNNNNNNNNNNNNNNNNNNNNNNNNNNNNNNNNNNNNNNNNNNNNNNNNNNNNNNNNNNNNNNNNNNNNNNNNNNNNNNNNNNNNNNNNNNNNNNNNNNNNNNNNNNNNNNNNNNNNNNNNNNNNNNNNNNNNNNNNNNNNNNNNNNNNNNNNNNNNNNNNNNNNNNNNNNNNNNNNNNNNNNNNNNNNNNNNNNNNNNNNNNNNNNNNNNNNNNNNNNNNNNNNNNNNNNNNNNNNNNNNNNNNNNNNNNNNNNNNNNNNNNNNNNNNNNNNNNNNNNNNNNNNNNNNNNNNNNNNNNNNNNNNNNNNNNNNNNNNNNNNNNNNNNNNNNNNNNNNNNNNNNNNNNNNNNNNNNNNNNNNNNNNNNNNNNNNNNNNNNNNNNNNNNNNNNNNNNNNNNNNNNNNNNNNNNNNNNNNNNNNNNNNNNNNNNNNNNNNNNNNNNNNNNNNNNNNNNNNNNNNNNNNNNNNNNNNNNNNNNNNNNNNNNNNNNNNNNNNNNNNNNNNNNNNNNNNNNacaaatattaaaatttataatatttattgaatttttttatcaatttatacagatacaataatatcaatacttattgaatattctaagttttttatcatataaaaaaattaaattaaataaacagtaaaatataaaatgtaaaataatattaaattacataaataaaaaatacctaattttttatatttgaactcaaaGGTAGAGAAAGTGTTGCTTATTAAATAGAGAGCTGCGAAATGCGAATACACTCAGTTAAGACCAAATCTAACatgttttaaatatttaaaactaaaaattattgtacaataaaaacaaaagatgaagattgaattttgatattttaaaCCATAGCAAAATATTTGAGCCAActaaactaattttttattttttgaaaaaatattactatttttttttaccaaaaatttggGGCATGCCCCTTATCTTAACTAAGTTCCGCCCATGTTGCCCTCCCTACCTCAAGAAATTGCTGATGGATTTTAAACCAATCTTGGACAAAGTGAAATGAATTCTAGGATCTTCCGTTTACGAGTTTGAAGAGGGGGAAAGTCTAggaggccagcaactttgttaaattctggccagcatataactagcaaagaaaagtgagtcattggatgaaatgtCACACcaatcttacaccattaaaaccatcattgatgactatttgatagctataaatcacaaaaattgaTGCCCCTAACATTCCTCTTGAAGAGGAGATAGTGAACTCCATGGCTTCACTGAGCTGTATCCTTACCATTGGACCCCTTGTGTCACCTTATTTGTTAGGACAAAAAGAAAGTGAAGATTCTGATGATCTTAGTGAAAATTTTTTGAGACCAGAAGATTCTTGTCTACAATGGCTTAATGAAAAGGCAACTAGTTCGGTTATCTACGTGGCATTTGGTAGTTTAATGGAGTTTTCACAGAAGCAAATGGATAACATCGCAACTGCTTTGAAGAACACAAAGAAACCATTTCTCTGGGTGATTACGCCACAGAAGGGTGGTGCTGAATTGCCGCAAGGGTTCTTGGAAGAAATCAAAGAAATGGGGTTAGTGGTGACATGGTGCCCTCAGGCGAAGGTGCTAATGCACCCTGCGGTGGCTTGCTTTGTAAGCCACTGCGGGTGGAACTCAACCCTGGAAGCGGTAACGGCCGGCATACCGATCGTTGCCCTTCCAAACTGGTTGGATCAACCGACGAATGCTAAGCTTGTAGAAAATGTGTTTAAGACTGGGGTGAGGATGAGGATTGGGGAAGAAGAAGATGGGGTTGCGAGCGCTGAAGAGGTTGAGAGGTGCATTACGGAAGTCATGGAGGGTCCCATGGCTGAAGAGATTAAGATGAGAGCAGTGGGGCTAAAAGAGGTTGCACGGAAAGCGATGGTGGATGGTGGTTCGTCAGATAGAAATATCAATCGGTTTGTCACCGAAATTTCTGGAAAATCCACTTAGAATAGTCAAGTTGCATTTGAAAAAtggaggccactcagataaagacgtctaaaacgtctttttttttaaagatgttttcatgttgtgttttaattggtttctatataatttattcggtgttcctcatcatatattattaaattcttcaaaagattttctttccaaaaacaataaaaaatatttaatttagactaaaacaaaaaggtaaagattaactattagattttttttaaatctctGGGTGATTAGGCCACAGAAGGGTGGTGCTGAATTGCCGCAAGGGTTCTTGGAAGAAATCAAAGAAATGGGGTTAGTGGTGACATGGTGCCCTCAGGCGAAGGTGCTAATGCACCCTGCGGTGGCTTGCTTTGTAAGCCACTGCGGGTGGAACTCAACCCTGGAAGCGGTAACGGCCGGCATACCGATCGTTGCCCTTCCAAACTGGTTGGATCAACCGACGAATGCTAAGCTTGTAGAAAATGTGTTTAAGACTGGGGTGAGGATGAGGATTGGGGAAGAAGAAGATGGGGTTGCGAGCGCTGAAGAGGTTGAGAGGTGCATTACGGAAGTCATGGAGGGTCCCATGGCTGAAGAGATTAAGATGAGAGCAGTGGGGCTAAAAGAAGCTGCACGGAAAGCGATGGTGGATGGTGGTTCGTCAGATAGAAATATCAATCGGTTTGTCACCGAAATTTCTGGAAAATCCACTTAGAATAGTCAAGTTGCATTTGAAAAATACAGTCTTCTATCCTaataaattagtccttatatactTTTCAATCCCATGCTTCATCACGTTTCTTGTAATAGTTTGGCGACATAGTGATAGAAAGTTTTGTGCATAGGAAACTGCATGCGTAGGCACTTTTTGTGTGCGTACACATCAGTAGTCTCATgtgactaatttttttttggaggCCACTCGTATAAATATCcttaaaacatctttttttaaacatgaaaaaaagatgttttcatgttgtattttaattggttttttaatttaaagaaaaatcctagttaattttggtatagaaatttcgaatttaaaaacattgataaaaattatgttaaattttgatttatttgattctcatTTAAATTAATCACTACATAAGTTAAAGTTCTGTTTTGAAGTTACATTCGAGCTTTAATctgatttttaaagtttcaatttacttagtttgattttttaacttaggtatccgtgactcatattagggttttaagtgtttagttgaaaaaaataaggtaaaaaaaaattcaattgttACATCAAACAGTCGATAGAATGTATAATGTAACAGTCGTTAGTCCATCTCAGCATGTCGTTAACGATTTTGTGAGACAGTGACAAAAATAAGATTAGGAACCAAtgtgagtcataactattaagttgggagactaaattgagtaaatcgaaatttttgaaattagattgaaacatgGTTGTTAGAACCGAACAGTGATCAAACCGGTCaagctactggttcactggtttattggttcaaccgataaatcactggttgaaccgataaaaccggtctcacataaatataaaatataaaatagttaaaaacttaaaattaaaatttgaaatacatattttcactaacattttatgaagaatcaagtctcaacttctaaaaataactaatataaaaaaatcataaaattttaatactacaatagtatcttattttgacacaataaaaaaataattaattcacaaagcctatcatctaactataatatcagtagattttaacactaacatcaaaacaaataaccttaatcacaatactagcaataaaatagatcaagtaaattaataaatttttagtgaaatttatatttatattaataatggtatataattaaaatataattaattttaaaaatagaaaaaacaaaaattaaattaaattagatatttatatatactatataattagtatttgtcaaatATAATGCTTAGAAGTGCAATGGTTAAGTGGCAAGTAGAGGTTGTTTTTGCTCCAAGGTTCTTGGTTTTTTTCAAGCAGACCAGTTCG is from Arachis ipaensis cultivar K30076 chromosome B01, Araip1.1, whole genome shotgun sequence and encodes:
- the LOC110265517 gene encoding UDP-glycosyltransferase 84B2-like; protein product: MSSSKKIINVIIVSPTLQGHLNPTLNFAKRLESKGVHVTLAIPEETPHRFQNLNTQETNSHHSNNPSKIQLEYFSDGLSIDHDRSKDPATFIASLETKGAQNLSNLMTHLKKNDRSFSCLITSLFMPWSVDVAVSHGIPCAVLWPQASALFSIYYRYVCNANHFPDMKNPNETLRYPHCRC
- the LOC107627277 gene encoding UDP-glycosyltransferase 84B1-like isoform X2 yields the protein MASLSCILTIGPLVSPYLLGQKESEDSDDLSENFLRPEDSCLQWLNEKATSSVIYVAFGSLMEFSQKQMDNIATALKNTKKPFLWVITPQKGGAELPQGFLEEIKEMGLVVTWCPQAKVLMHPAVACFVSHCGWNSTLEAVTAGIPIVALPNWLDQPTNAKLVENVFKTGVRMRIGEEEDGVASAEEVERCITEVMEGPMAEEIKMRAVGLKEAARKAMVDGGSSDRNINRFVTEISGKST
- the LOC107627277 gene encoding UDP-glycosyltransferase 84B1-like isoform X1 codes for the protein MASLSCILTIGPLVSPYLLGQKESEDSDDLSENFLRPEDSCLQWLNEKATSSVIYVAFGSLMEFSQKQMDNIATALKNTKKPFLWVITPQKGGAELPQGFLEEIKEMGLVVTWCPQAKVLMHPAVACFVSHCGWNSTLEAVTAGIPIVALPNWLDQPTNAKLVENVFKTGVRMRIGEEEDGVASAEEVERCITEVMEGPMAEEIKMRAVGLKEVARKAMVDGGSSDRNINRFVTEISGKST